GTTTGTTACTTTTCCGGTTTCTTCTTTTTCTACCCGTAAAATGTAAATATATTTGATGATTAATGCAGAAAATATGCCTACTATTGAAGTCATAAATGCTATTTTCAAACCTTCCAAAAGCTGAGGGATACTTTCTTGAACAGCATTTACATTAAAATTCCATAATCCAATAAAAATCCCCATAAATGTTCCTAGAATTCCTATTGAAGTGAGAATAGTTGGCAATTTATCTCCTCTTTTTCTCTCTGGCGTAATTCTAAATGCAACAAACATGAGTATAAGAAATATTGATGTTACTATTATTGATGAATCCATACAACTCCCTTTATCTAAAGTTTAAATCTATCAGCCTTTTTAAAACACTTACCCCTATTTTAAATTAATTTAATAAAAGATAAACATGCCTGACATAGAATACAAGCCATTTCTATCCATTTCTCATTATAATAATATATCAATCTACTGTCAGAACCTGTCAGTAAAAAATAAATATTGAGGGTGGAGGAAAATTGCTGATATGACCTTAATAGCTGATCATTTCAGTATCGTAGCGGGGTTGAAAACCCCACCTATTAAGGGCGCATTTTTTAATAAGCGGGCAGAAACCATTTCGTGCCCGCTGTATGATGGCATAGTTGTCGTCAGGAAATCCGCCGCGGCGGACTGACGACGCGCGCGGCATCCGACACATTGGCAGACTCATCTGCCCCCATCATAAATTGCATAGACGGGCAAAACGTGAGGTCTGCCGCGCACATGGATTACATAAGCAGACAGGAAATATCTATAATTTTTGCCTGGTGATTTACAGGTGATAGGCAGGTGATATTATAAAACCTTCAATCTGCTGATATTCTCCCTGAAAAGGATAACCATTTTTAAAGGAGGAATATATCAATGCGATATGTCAACCATCAAAAACTAAATGCTATCATCTCTAATGAGTCTAAAACCTCAATCGACCATAGCCTTGAAGCTCTTCGGCTGGCAGTCAGGGAGAAAGTTCACGCATTGGATGAACCGTATCGGCAGATTATAGTGATGTATTATTTCGAAAACCAAAAACTTGATTCGATTGCGAAAGAAACAGGCTTATGTGTCCCGCAGATAAATAAGCATCTCGGCGAAGCTCTTCTGATATTAAAATATTCGTTGGCTGAAATAGTCAAGAAACGCTGGCCAAATCGGTTTGCCAATGATTGTCTATGCCCAGTCTGCAGTCATCCCCAAAAACATAAAATTGAAATGATATTGTTAAGTAAAAAGAATAATGAAAGCTGGGGCATAATAAACAAGCGTTTAAAGAAGGCGGTGAAAACAGCTTTTAATCCGCCTATCATTCTATTGAACCATTTAAGATATCATATGAAGGATTTAAACAATGACTGATAATAACCATCATTTGCAGATTCGGATTACGGCGCGCACACGCGGGAAGATTCGAGAGCTGGCAGAAAAACATCACCGTTCAACCGCAGATATAGTGCGAACATCGGTAGATATGGGACTACGCCTTCTGGAAAATTTGCTCAAAGCCCAGGATGAAATGGTCGGCGAATATATCCGGCTGTTAAAGAAAGAAGCCAGACGCAAAGAGTAGATAGCCCGCATTATTCACAAAAAACAAGAAAGTCATTGCTCTATAGAGTTTATGAATAATGCGGGATAGGTTGAGATAGTGTAAATTGTAGAGGTATATCCGTGCTTGGCAATCAGAGAAGAGGACATCCGCTATTGGCGGATACGCCCCCAAGTTGTTGACAAAGCAGCAAACCTCTCTTGTTACCAAGCGCTGCTTGGCAACAAGAGGGCGCATGCAATACGCCCCTACTTCTTTGGAGTATCAATTCCTCTATGGGATTTCTATTAAGGCTTCCTTGTTGAATGCATATTTAATATTCGCTAATGAAAATATCTTGCCGCTTCCGAAATCATCATCCGGCATTTCGGTGGCCAGCCCCAGCTCCAGCCATAAATTAGAATTCAATTTAATCTCACCGCCAATAGTATAACGCCAATAGCTTTCATCATCTTGAGATTCAGAGCCGGTCAGCTTGTAGTATAAACCCTCGCAAGTAGCCCGATAATCACTACCTCCCAAAATCATCCGCATACCGAATGCCGCTCCCCAATCATATATGGCTTGCTCCTGTAAATACAGGTCGAAACTCACCTGTCCGATAAGCTGTCCGCGCTTGCCGAGTCCAATAGCGGTGCCGGCATAGCTTCGCCATAGTTCGGTTTTCAGACTTTCCCAAGTGGAATTTCCCGAATGCCAAACAGCTCCGGAAGCTATATGCAATACCGAGGCATTCCAGGCTCTCGCTTTAAAAGCCGCTTTGGAATTCTTTACCCGCTGAGCAACTAATTCGGAAACATTAAAATCTAAGTTTATTAAATCTATATATTCAGCGCTTACCAAACGCAATTCCGACAGCGTCTTCTCAGACAATGAGTCGGTGTAAATGCCGTTTTCATTCATTGTATCAATCAGACGCAAATATGCGGCTCTATCCGTTAATGGTTGTGGAGCCGCATGTTTTTCCTGCGAGGTGTCGGGATGCAGAATATTCATTAAAAGTATAAGCGTCTCAGGATTAGTTGTTATGTTTTTTAGAAGCGGTAAAACCCGTTTGCTTATGAAAGCATCTTTCATATCAACAGACAAACCGATTGTATTCCAAAGCTTAAAGTTAGTCTCGATTTCCGATTCCAATTCAGCATCGTATAAAGGGTCGGATTTATCTATAGGCACCCAGCGCACTCCAAACGCCAGGCTGGCGCCAAGGCTGTCTTTGGCTGTACCTATGGTTAAAAGCAAGTTTCTCAATAGGCTGTTTTTCTTGTATGATTCCAAGTTGTTCGATAGGAATGATCTGGCCGGACTCCATTCAATAGCGATATCAGGAGCAATAGCGCCGCCATCACCGCTTATGTTCAATATAGCAAGAGCTAATTCCTTAACGCTGCCCGGCCGAGTTACCTCATTGGGACTAACGCCGAGCAAAGCAAACGCCGATAAATCCGGCGGGGCGAAATCTATGCCAACATCAACCGTATCGGCTTGTTCGCTTTGAGCATAGATAGCCTGCGGTATTGAGGCGATTAAAAATGCGGCTATTAATAAAATATATAATTTATTCATAAGTTCATCCTTTGTTTTATCAATATTATTAAGTCAGCCAAAACTGCAGATATTAATCAAATGTTATTTGCCTGCCAGAAGCGCGCTGCCTGTTAGCCGTTTTGCCGGTTCGGCGGGAATCAGCGTATCGCTTTTTTCCCAGACGAATAAGTCATTGCCATCCTGCCGCCATACTATCTTTATTTTGTAATCCCGGCTATCATCGGATGAGTTAATCAAACGGACCTCCCATTCATTGCTGTCCAGCTCAAGTTCGGACGGCATACCCAGCGCATGCACGTGAGGTTTTTTATCTCTGTAGTTCCCTTCAAATTTTTTATCATCCGCTTTGTAAACATATTGCCACAACATGAGACCATCAATATCAATATGAATTGTTACTGCGCCGGCATCCTCGCCATTATTCTTGTAATTAAACCTGATAAGATCCATAATCCCTCCTTATAACTTGGATTATTTTGTGCTTTAAAGTAAGCTTGTTTGCAAGTAAAACTAACTTAATGATAAAC
The window above is part of the Candidatus Zixiibacteriota bacterium genome. Proteins encoded here:
- a CDS encoding MotA/TolQ/ExbB proton channel family protein yields the protein MDSSIIVTSIFLILMFVAFRITPERKRGDKLPTILTSIGILGTFMGIFIGLWNFNVNAVQESIPQLLEGLKIAFMTSIVGIFSALIIKYIYILRVEKEETGKVTN
- a CDS encoding sigma-70 family RNA polymerase sigma factor, whose amino-acid sequence is MRYVNHQKLNAIISNESKTSIDHSLEALRLAVREKVHALDEPYRQIIVMYYFENQKLDSIAKETGLCVPQINKHLGEALLILKYSLAEIVKKRWPNRFANDCLCPVCSHPQKHKIEMILLSKKNNESWGIINKRLKKAVKTAFNPPIILLNHLRYHMKDLNND